One genomic segment of Oncorhynchus kisutch isolate 150728-3 linkage group LG15, Okis_V2, whole genome shotgun sequence includes these proteins:
- the LOC109905432 gene encoding fukutin-related protein-like, which translates to MRVSFCQGLLTGAIVLNLLILYYVSRAQQQMMEKRRDPGRGSRKAALPASGLGGGMGGLVGVGGGMVGPGGVGGEGNSHGPRVTVLLREFEDFENYVGDVARSFLHQRPELPFLAVSDTPPYPPLSLPDGARLLVLSPSPEQPPQAHRPEFHVQTEFVLLVPDGVELEQGRAVERLIRELEGEGGGPVRLVAAPVLARSAVQCLHLRVSLREWTATYTPAASGSSGSVCTALQGDAVVLIRSEDLFNLSVPLGRPLLPSLFIQTSLHGWKVKLLESPCFSASHRPLFSSAHNQWKADSHLKEATSRLMRNFGLKRLLLADGKEQWHGCGKETARCFGTVRDDTPEYLYLDRWTPPCCLRALRETTKYVINILESSGVRYWLEGGSLLGAARHQDIIPWDYDVDLGIYLEDVPNCDYLKNLDSGSLVDANGYVWERAVEGDFYRVQYSEANHLHVDLWPFYPRNGVMTKDTWMEHKQDVEFPEHFLQPLVPMPFAGVTAYGPNNHRAFLELKFGEGVIENPQYPNPVKKRLDRSRL; encoded by the coding sequence ATGCGGGTGAGTTTCTGCCAGGGCCTTCTGACTGGAGCCATTGTTCTGAACCTGCTCATCCTCTACTATGTGTCCCGAGCCCAGCAGCAGATGATGGAGAAACGCCGGGACCCAGGAAGGGGCTCCAGGAAGGCTGCTTTACCTGCGTCCGGGCTGGGGGGCGGCATGGGGGGCCTGGTGGGGGTTGGCGGGGGGATGGTTGGCCCTGGAGGTGTCGGGGGAGAGGGGAACAGCCACGGCCCCCGTGTGACTGTCCTCCTACGGGAGTTTGAGGACTTTGAGAACTACGTCGGTGATGTGGCACGCTCCTTCCTGCACCAGAGACCTGAGCTGCCCTTCTTGGCTGTGTCTGACACCCCGCCctatccccctctgtctctccccgatGGGGCCCGTCTCCTGGTGCTCTCCCCCAGCCCCGAGCAGCCTCCGCAGGCCCACCGGCCAGAGTTCCACGTCCAGACAGAGTTTGTGCTGCTGGTGCCTGACGGGGTGGAGCTGGAGCAGGGCCGGGCTGTGGAGAGGCTGATCCGGGAGCTGGAGGGGGAAGGTGGGGGGCCCGTGAGGCTGGTGGCGGCTCCCGTGTTGGCACGCTCGGCCGTCCAGTGCCTGCACCTGCGGGTCAGTCTGAGAGAGTGGACGGCCACCTACACCCCAGCGGCGTCTGGGAGCAGTGGTAGCGTGTGTACAGCCCTTCAGGGGGACGCAGTGGTCCTCATCCGCTCCGAGGACCTCTTCAACCTGTCTGTCCCACTGGGGAGGCCCCTGCTGCCCTCGCTCTTCATCCAGACCTCCCTGCATGGCTGGAAGGTCAAGCTCCTGGAGAGCCCCTGCTTCTCCGCCAGCCACCGGCCTCTCTTCAGCTCAGCCCATAACCAGTGGAAGGCAGACAGCCATCTGAAGGAGGCCACGAGCCGGCTGATGAGGAACTTTGGGCTGAAGCGTCTCCTACTGGCTGATGGGAAGGAGCAGTGGCACGGCTGTGGGAAGGAGACGGCGCGTTGCTTCGGTACGGTCCGGGACGACACCCCTGAGTACCTGTACCTGGATCGCTGGACCCCTCCATGCTGCCTGCGCGCCCTACGCGAGACCACCAAGTATGTGATCAACATCCTGGAGAGCTCCGGGGTGCGCTACTGGCTGGAAGGAGGCTCCCTGCTGGGGGCGGCCCGCCACCAGGACATCATCCCCTGGGACTATGATGTGGACCTGGGCATCTACCTGGAGGACGTGCCCAACTGTGACTACCTGAAGAACCTGGACTCTGGTTCTCTGGTGGATGCTAATGGCTATGTGTGGGAGCGGGCAGTGGAGGGGGACTTCTACAGGGTGCAATACAGCGAGGCTAACCACCTCCACGTGGACCTGTGGCCCTTCTACCCGCGGAACGGCGTCATGACCAAAGACACGTGGATGGAGCACAAGCAGGATGTGGAGTTCCCCGAGCACTTCCTGCAGCCGCTGGTGCCGATGCCGTTCGCCGGCGTCACCGCCTACGGCCCGAACAACCACCGCGCCTTCCTGGAGCTCAAGTTTGGGGAGGGGGTCATCGAGAACCCCCAGTACCCCAATCCTGTCAAGAAGAGGCTGGACAGGAGCCGGCTGTGA